The nucleotide sequence CAAATAGAACAAAGAAAGGAGAAGATTTCATGTATGCAGTTGACCCCTCTTTTTGGCTGAGGTTAATTCTCGTGCTCACCGTTTTTATCGGACTAACCACGTTATTTAATGCCCTTATACGAAGATGGTTAAAAGTCGAGAAACCGAAAGCTTTTTCCCATAACCATGTAAATGATCAACACAAAAAAATTGATTGGACTCTAAGGATTATATTCATTGTCTTGATGATCATCGGGGCTTCTGTTAATGCGGGAAGAATCGGTCAGGAACCCTATTTGTTCTTGCAGCCCTGGGTTTTGCTATTTGTGCTGGTGTTCACTTCTGAAATTATAAGAGCCGTCATGGAACGAAAATATGCGAAAAATCCGAATGCCTATCTTTCTACAATCTACCAATCCGCTTTCATCTTAGTTTTGCTTATTTTATTATTCTCCACCGATTTTTTCGGAATTCTGTGACAAGAAGGATCACTTGTAAGCTAATAATGGCGCTTTTTAATACATAGAAACACTAATCAATTGAATACGTTTTGGAATCCGTGTCTTTTTCGATGTTCTTATGCCTTCTTTTTCTGCCGTTGTTGGTATACTTGTTTCATGCAGCCTGAAAACGGCGCAAAAAAGGACGGGATGAATTGAAACAATTAACGCCAACAGGTGAATTTCTTTATACATACGCATACCATCAAGATGAGAAAGACCTATGCTTCTTGGAAATGCGCGCTTTTTTTGGAGCGGATTCTGAAGAGAAAGTCGTTAAAAGTACGCGCGGCATAGACCCGAGCAGAAGCCCGTTCATCAAGGAGCGCATCGAAGTGCTCTTTGAAGGCGCAGATGTAGCGGATATTCTGGAGCAGGCTGCCCACGTGAATATGGACAGTTCCACGTTTAAAGTAATTTTACCGAAAATCAACGGGTTGACGCTCGAAAATAACGTGGATTATGCGGAAAAACGCGACCTTGAGCGCCAGATCGGCTTTGTCATTACCGGGAAAGCAGACGTCCATAACCCGGATGTCACATTCGGACTCATGCCGTTTGGCGGCCGCTGGTATTTCGGCACATACCTGCAAAGTGAGTCAGTCTGGTTCAAGCACCAGCAAAAACCGCGTGAATATTCTACGGCTTTGAGCACTAAAGTGGCGCGCGCCATTGCCAACATTGCCGTTCCGGAACCCGCGGGAGTGAAAGCAATCGATCCGTGCTGCGGCATTGGAACTGTACTGGTCGAAGCTTTATCGATGGGAATCGATATTGTCGGCCGGGACATCAATCCGCTTGTCGTGGATGGTTCACGTGAAAACATTGCGCATTTCGGTTTGACGGGTAGAGTTGACTTAGGGCCGATTGCCGACATCCGCCAGCAATATGACGTCGCCATCATAGATATGCCTTATAACCTTTATACGCACGCCACACCAGACGAACAGCAGGAAATCCTTAGCCATGCCTTGCCCTTCGCCGAAAAACTGCTTGTCGTTACCATTGAGTCCATCGATCACATGATAGAAGAAGCTGGATTCACGGTAACCGACCGCTGCATCGCGAAAAAAGGATTGTTTCTGCGGGAAATCTTGGTGTGTGAGCGAACTATTAAACCAGCCATCTTGGTTGAGGAATTAATAGAAGTTTAAAATCTTTCACCTAGTTGAAAAAAATAAGCTGCCGATAAAATATCGGCAGCCTCGAACTTCCGAAGTCTTAATAATGACTCCGGAAGTTTATTTTTTTATTAAATATAATTTAATGGTGATGCCCAGATGAGCCTTGTTCTGGCTTGGATCCTTGCTTCAGACTTTCCACTTCACTGTCCGAGAGCTCGCCGACGATGAATTGCTGCTGAGGGCTTACAACGGATCCCTTATTCCCTGCATGCACTTCGAGGTAGTAGAGGCCTTCGCTTTCAAATTCAAATTGCATTTGATATGCGCTATTCTCGGCATTTTCCGCTTCCTCCATTGGAAAGCGGATTGAACCATCCTGTTTCTGGACTTCGAAATGGACGAAGTCTGCGTTATCCACCGGCGCTCCATTTTGGCTTAACGAAACTTCAAGTACGACTTCTTCATTCACCGAAAGGTCCTCTGGCACGTTCATTTTTACTTGAAGCGGGCTTTCTTGCTTGTACAAGCTAGCTGCATCGCTGTTAAGGGAACATGCGCCTAGAATAAGCATACATAGAAGCAACAATGCCAGCATTCCTGATTTTCTCATTGCGGTCTCCTCCTTTTTGCATTAAGCATTCAGCCACTTTTTTACAGAAGGAATGCGTTGGATTAAGAGCCAATCAATCAGCCAGACGGCGAGTATGGACAGACCGACCAATGGGAATAAAATACCCAATCCAATCATAAGGAACAGAAAAGCTTTCGTGTTGAAAAGGGCTGGTGCCACTGGCGCCCCTATTCCGTTCTGGGGTTTACGTTTCCACCATAAATATATGCCGCTGATGGCTACAAAAACAACGCTTAAGCAGATGAACAAGCTGATCAATTGATTGGCAAGCCCGAATTGAGAACCTTTATGCAACGTGATGCCCCATGCCACAATTTTCCCAATGACGCCATAATTTTCATAACGGTAATCTGCCAAGACGGCCCCTGAATACTGGTCAATATGGATGGTCGCTTCATCCTGCGCTTTTGGCGGGAAGACGGAAAGCGTATAAACACCTTCTGGTTCTTGTGGGATAAAGATGGAATAACTCGGATAAATGCCTTCTTGTTCCGCCACCTCCACTACTTTATCCAGTGAAAGCGGAACTTGGCCTTGTATGGCGGAAAGAGGCACATCCAAAGTTTCGGCAGCCCAAGGCACTTCGGCAATATCCTGTGTTTGAATATTTGAAGTTGGTGCATCCCCAATCCAAACGGATGGCGGATAACCTTCCCCCGTATTCGTCGTGATGGCTTGAAAATTGGCTCCCCACAAGCCGGACCAAGGCAGCCCGGTCAGCACCAAGAACAACAACCCTCCCGTTACCCAAAAAGCCGGGACAACATGGAGATCCCTTCTCAGGATTTTCTTGCCTTTTCGCAATCGAGGGATTAAAGTCCCGGCGATGCCGGTTTTCTTTTTGGGGAACCACAAAAAGAAGCCTGTCACCATCAGCACAATAGCCCAGCAGGCAGCCAGTTCAACAATTCGGTCCCCGAGTGTCCCGGCCATCAATTCCCCGTGGATTTCTTCAATCTTATCCATGATCCGGTCGTCATTGTTCAATTCCCCAATGGATTTTCCAGTATAGGGATCCATAAATACAGTGAGGGACTCGCCGTTCGAACTGATGGTCACTTCGCTGGAACGGGTTTCGCTTTCACCGGGTCGGTATTTCGTCACCACCGCATCCGGATACAGCCGTTTCACTTCATCAAGCTGTTCTGTAACGGCGGCTCTTTCATCCTGTGGACTAACTTGATAGTAATCTTTGTATAGTACTTCTTCAATTTCAGCCTTGAACAAATAAATGGAACCTGTTATAGCTAACAGCACGAGAAGCGGCGCGAAAATAATGCCCGCATACAAATGCCATCTCCACATGGTTTTATAGAATCTGCCATTCACTGATTTTTTCGGTGCTTTAGCAGCACTCGTTTTCTCTGTATTCTTTTCCATTTGTTACTCCTCTTTTCCCGAGCCGCCTTGAAATTTTCCGTTTCTTGATAAGGATTCGAACTTCACTTACTTACATTTTCCATAAGAATCGTTGAAGTTGGTCGGCTGTGCTTCATCAGTACTAACGCAAAGAATTCCGATTTAGATTTCTCTTTTTAAGAAAAGCATCTAAATTTAAGTGTTCATGAAAGCTGTTGGAAGACTCGAATTCGCTAATTGCCCTTCTAAAAAACTCGCTGAATTTAATTCAAACTCGCGAAGCTGGTTTTCAGCTTCGGTACGTAGAATGATAAAAATATAGAACGGCCGGCGCTAAAAGCGATAAAAGCCAGCCAAAGTCCATGGTTATTTAATAATGGAACTGATACAAAGTAAACTACCAAGAAGAAAAGGAAGGCAAAAATCATCGACTTTCGGACAGGGGCAGTTTCTGTAGCTCCTGTAAAAATACCGTAAAAGATGATGCCGATACTTGTTGATATGGGAAACAATAATAGCCAATCACTATAAGTCATTGCAATTGCAATGACTTCCTGATTGTTCGTGAAAAGCTGAATGATTCTTTCATGAAATAGTCCGTACAAGACCGTTAGAAAGATGGACGTGTAAGCAGCCCACTGTGCTGAAATGGAAAGTGTCTTTCTATGCAGCGGGTAATCTTGTGATCCCACCGCTTTTCCGGAAAGAATGCTGGAAGCATTGGAAAAACCATCGAAAAAGTACGCCATCAAATAATGGATTTGAATCAGCACCGCATTCGCAGCAAGGGTTTCGGTGCCAAAAGAAGCACTTTTGTATGTAAAGATGTTGAATACAAGCAATAAACACACTGTCCGGACAAATAAATCCTGATTGACCAACAACATTTTCTTTAATGCCGAAGTATCCAGAATATGAGCCATTGATAAGGATTTGAACGTAATTGATGTACTTTTAGCTATTACATATATTCCAATCACCAAGGCCAGGCTCTCAGCAATCAATGTTGCCGCAGCAACCCCCGGAACTCCCCAGGAAAACCCCTGCACGAAAAGGAGATCAAGGAATATGTTGACTAAATTCATCAACACCTGGATCATCACTGCTATTTTGATGCGGGACATGCCCATAAGCCACCCAAGAATAACGTAATTGACAAACGTCACCGGAACTCCCCATATGCGAATTGCAAAATAACTTGAAGCCAACGCCTCAACGTCAGATTCCGGGTTAAGTAATTTTAACGCTGCATACTCAATGGGGCTTTGTAAAAGCAGGAACACAAGCCCGATCAACAAAGCAATAAAAAAAGGCCTTATGAAAGAAAGTCTTTCCTGCAATTCATCCCTTGCTCCAAAAGCCTGGGCAGCAAAGCCCGAAGTGCTGATGCGCAAAAATCCGAATAACCAGTACATGGTGTTGAAAATCACTGTACCAATGGCTACTCCCCCAATGTATGCGGGGTTGTCGAGTTGGCCTACGACAGCCGTGTCCACGGCTCCCAATAAAGGTGTGGTAACTGTCGAAAGCGTCAGCGGCAATGCTAATGCCAAATACGATTTGTGGTTCATAGAAATGCTCCTATTCGCTAATCTCTTTACACTCGAAATTTACTGTAACGAAAGACAACGAACATTTCAATCATAGAAAGAAATTAATTGCTTCGTATAAGGGTGACGGTTGCCAGAAAAAAGATCCTTGAACAGCTGCCTCAGCTAGTGTAAAGAAATTAGAAGACAGCGGAACTATCGAGAACTATTCAAAGTCATTCAAGCAAATATGAGTTTTCTTGTGCAAGCCATCATCAGCATTTTCACCAGAAACACATAGAAGTAGCCCTATTTGTCTTTTCTTAAATCACAAGAAGCTTTTGTGCTCAAAAATTACAAATCAGTGGAGACAGCTGTTATTTGCTTGAGTGTAAATTTCCCTCCAACGCAGAATTGGACCAATTCCTAATCAAGCTGAATGAACACATAAACTATAAACTTTCTATTGTGATTAATAATTAAGCTTTCGTTGAAATGCCATTGCACAATCGTCATTCTCCACTCAGTGATTCTAAAACCCATACATTGGCTATAGCAAAAAAACGGAGAGGAATGCTCTATAGCTAGCATTCCTCTCCGTTTTCTGTTTAGTATTGCTGTCTCTTAAATTCTTTTATCACTTGACTGTTGCACTCTCCCACCATGTGGAAAAAGGAGAAGACATGTTTCCATCCAGCGGGACAGTTTCACCCATAGGTGAAGAAGTGAGGGTTACTCCTCTTTCTTCGGCCGCTGCCGCTGCCCGTTCAATCGGCTCTGTCCATCCGTGCCGCGCTAGCGTAAACGCTCCCCAGTGAGTCAATACCATTTCCTTGCCTTGTACATCGATGCTGGCCTGAACGGATTCTTCCGGCTGCATATGGGATTCGGGCCAGCGCGTATCGTATTGGGCGCCCTCTATTAAAGCAATATCAAAGGGTCCGTACGTATCGCCAATTTCCTTGAAATGCGCATCATACCCTCCATCTCCACTGACATAGAAACGGGTTTGTTCTCCGAGAATGACCCATCCGCCCCAAAGCGTCGAATTCTGGTTTAAAAGGCCTCTACCGGAAAAATGCTTGGCGGGCGTTAATGCTACAGTCAACTCTTGGAACTCCGCTTCCTCCCACCAGTTCAGTTCTGTGATTTTTTCTTTTGCAATGCCCCATTCAATCAAATGGCTGCTCACACCGTATGGCACAAAAAAATGAGC is from Planococcus liqunii and encodes:
- a CDS encoding DUF4181 domain-containing protein; protein product: MYAVDPSFWLRLILVLTVFIGLTTLFNALIRRWLKVEKPKAFSHNHVNDQHKKIDWTLRIIFIVLMIIGASVNAGRIGQEPYLFLQPWVLLFVLVFTSEIIRAVMERKYAKNPNAYLSTIYQSAFILVLLILLFSTDFFGIL
- a CDS encoding TRM11 family SAM-dependent methyltransferase; this translates as MKQLTPTGEFLYTYAYHQDEKDLCFLEMRAFFGADSEEKVVKSTRGIDPSRSPFIKERIEVLFEGADVADILEQAAHVNMDSSTFKVILPKINGLTLENNVDYAEKRDLERQIGFVITGKADVHNPDVTFGLMPFGGRWYFGTYLQSESVWFKHQQKPREYSTALSTKVARAIANIAVPEPAGVKAIDPCCGIGTVLVEALSMGIDIVGRDINPLVVDGSRENIAHFGLTGRVDLGPIADIRQQYDVAIIDMPYNLYTHATPDEQQEILSHALPFAEKLLVVTIESIDHMIEEAGFTVTDRCIAKKGLFLREILVCERTIKPAILVEELIEV
- a CDS encoding FixH family protein, translated to MRKSGMLALLLLCMLILGACSLNSDAASLYKQESPLQVKMNVPEDLSVNEEVVLEVSLSQNGAPVDNADFVHFEVQKQDGSIRFPMEEAENAENSAYQMQFEFESEGLYYLEVHAGNKGSVVSPQQQFIVGELSDSEVESLKQGSKPEQGSSGHHH
- a CDS encoding PepSY-associated TM helix domain-containing protein; this encodes MEKNTEKTSAAKAPKKSVNGRFYKTMWRWHLYAGIIFAPLLVLLAITGSIYLFKAEIEEVLYKDYYQVSPQDERAAVTEQLDEVKRLYPDAVVTKYRPGESETRSSEVTISSNGESLTVFMDPYTGKSIGELNNDDRIMDKIEEIHGELMAGTLGDRIVELAACWAIVLMVTGFFLWFPKKKTGIAGTLIPRLRKGKKILRRDLHVVPAFWVTGGLLFLVLTGLPWSGLWGANFQAITTNTGEGYPPSVWIGDAPTSNIQTQDIAEVPWAAETLDVPLSAIQGQVPLSLDKVVEVAEQEGIYPSYSIFIPQEPEGVYTLSVFPPKAQDEATIHIDQYSGAVLADYRYENYGVIGKIVAWGITLHKGSQFGLANQLISLFICLSVVFVAISGIYLWWKRKPQNGIGAPVAPALFNTKAFLFLMIGLGILFPLVGLSILAVWLIDWLLIQRIPSVKKWLNA
- a CDS encoding MATE family efflux transporter; protein product: MNHKSYLALALPLTLSTVTTPLLGAVDTAVVGQLDNPAYIGGVAIGTVIFNTMYWLFGFLRISTSGFAAQAFGARDELQERLSFIRPFFIALLIGLVFLLLQSPIEYAALKLLNPESDVEALASSYFAIRIWGVPVTFVNYVILGWLMGMSRIKIAVMIQVLMNLVNIFLDLLFVQGFSWGVPGVAAATLIAESLALVIGIYVIAKSTSITFKSLSMAHILDTSALKKMLLVNQDLFVRTVCLLLVFNIFTYKSASFGTETLAANAVLIQIHYLMAYFFDGFSNASSILSGKAVGSQDYPLHRKTLSISAQWAAYTSIFLTVLYGLFHERIIQLFTNNQEVIAIAMTYSDWLLLFPISTSIGIIFYGIFTGATETAPVRKSMIFAFLFFLVVYFVSVPLLNNHGLWLAFIAFSAGRSIFLSFYVPKLKTSFASLN
- a CDS encoding MBL fold metallo-hydrolase is translated as MRSLLVIISVLVMAVLLVVNLSPTFGGNPSKEQKETYEAFDNYKDGKFVNLPSEIPAGSIEVPATLATSMSSREETSPSVRLPVSEIDWNAINSDEDSLTWLGHSAFILSIDKKKILVDPMLGPIASPVSFIGPKRYSDDLLGIVEKLPAIDAVLITHDHYDHLDYQSITKLQSKVAHFFVPYGVSSHLIEWGIAKEKITELNWWEEAEFQELTVALTPAKHFSGRGLLNQNSTLWGGWVILGEQTRFYVSGDGGYDAHFKEIGDTYGPFDIALIEGAQYDTRWPESHMQPEESVQASIDVQGKEMVLTHWGAFTLARHGWTEPIERAAAAAEERGVTLTSSPMGETVPLDGNMSSPFSTWWESATVK